One window from the genome of candidate division KSB1 bacterium encodes:
- a CDS encoding PorV/PorQ family protein: MKRKTILFSTGFLFLPLFVATSWGQLLPNLGGQRSGTAAVQFLKIGVGARAIGMGESFTAVANDASALYWNPAGIVEFKDNQLLVSHVNWLVDIKHDFVGYVHHLDGTNSLGIGVTALYMDDMMETTEYHPAGTGNYFSFGDIGINLTYGRKMTDRFSFGISFKYFQETLAEFKMHGVMIDLGTFYWTGFGSSRFAVCMSNFGNQVKPIGSFINRDQQRISEFQSFSPPTIFKVGFATELYQTNQHRLTSAIQLNHPNDNAENLNLGMEYSWREFFFLRAGYKFNVDEETFSLGMGCKIPLKIIDLSVDLAYSDFGRLGSVSRFSLLIGYP, translated from the coding sequence ATGAAGCGCAAAACCATATTATTTAGCACCGGATTTCTATTCTTGCCTCTCTTCGTTGCCACAAGTTGGGGACAACTACTTCCCAATTTAGGTGGGCAGCGATCAGGGACGGCGGCCGTTCAGTTCCTAAAGATCGGCGTAGGCGCCAGGGCGATCGGCATGGGAGAATCATTCACCGCTGTAGCGAACGACGCCTCGGCGCTTTATTGGAATCCGGCTGGTATTGTGGAATTCAAAGATAATCAATTGCTGGTTTCGCATGTCAATTGGCTGGTCGATATTAAGCATGATTTCGTCGGCTACGTCCATCATTTGGACGGCACGAACTCGTTGGGAATTGGCGTGACCGCACTGTATATGGACGATATGATGGAGACGACCGAATATCATCCGGCGGGGACAGGCAATTATTTTTCGTTTGGCGACATTGGGATCAACCTCACTTACGGCCGAAAAATGACGGATCGCTTTAGCTTCGGTATCAGCTTTAAATATTTTCAGGAGACGTTAGCAGAGTTCAAGATGCACGGCGTAATGATCGACTTGGGAACATTCTATTGGACGGGCTTCGGCTCCAGCCGCTTTGCGGTGTGCATGTCCAATTTCGGCAATCAGGTCAAGCCAATTGGCAGCTTTATCAATCGAGACCAGCAGCGCATTTCAGAGTTCCAATCGTTCTCGCCGCCGACCATCTTTAAAGTGGGATTCGCGACCGAGCTTTACCAAACGAACCAGCATCGTCTCACCAGCGCGATTCAACTGAACCATCCCAATGATAATGCGGAAAACTTGAACTTGGGAATGGAATATAGCTGGCGAGAGTTTTTTTTCCTCCGCGCTGGTTATAAATTCAATGTGGACGAAGAAACCTTCAGCCTTGGAATGGGCTGCAAAATCCCATTGAAGATCATTGATCTATCAGTAGACCTGGCTTACTCTGATTTTGGCAGGTTAGGAAGCGTCAGCCGATTTTCCCTGCTGATTGGGTATCCATGA